From a region of the Methanolobus tindarius DSM 2278 genome:
- the pap gene encoding polyphosphate:AMP phosphotransferase — translation MLENVDLTKTLPKEEYKTIMEDLKIQMGELQRKAWKMDIPIIIVFEGWHASGMSEIINRFLLTLSPMGFNLHTTGRPCYQEEQKPLLWRFWTKIPQKGRMAIFDRSWYRRIIIEHNKKGKANKNMQKCLSNLTYFERQLTDGGYLLIKLFLHISKDEQDKRYGEMKDTGIPQFIIEEEERDYLNGYDKYLPLIEGILEKTDRSFAPWTIVEADDRNFATVKVLAKVIESIEYRIQDLENKELLEQNQKKDTCVIPNIDSSILEKINPDKSLTYEEYKAEKKKCQKKLKTLQYDLFRNRIPLIVVFEGWDASGKGGGIRRLVKKLNPRLYQVTPVGVPTPDELRRHYLWRFYNQIPEAGHIGIYDRSWYGRVLVERVEDLCNVEEWKRAYREINEFEETLSNYGTIIVKFWMHIDKDEQLRRFKEREKVDYKQWKITPDDWRNREKWNLYLDAADEMLTKTSTSWAPWTIVESNDKYYSRIKIMNTVIGRIESELKERGLQ, via the coding sequence ATGCTTGAAAATGTAGATCTCACCAAAACGCTTCCAAAGGAAGAGTATAAAACGATAATGGAAGACCTTAAAATTCAGATGGGTGAGCTGCAGCGAAAAGCGTGGAAAATGGATATTCCGATAATTATCGTTTTTGAGGGATGGCATGCTTCAGGTATGTCTGAGATCATAAACAGGTTCCTTCTAACCTTAAGCCCGATGGGTTTCAATTTGCATACTACCGGAAGGCCTTGTTATCAGGAAGAACAGAAACCTCTTTTGTGGCGTTTCTGGACAAAGATTCCACAAAAAGGCAGAATGGCAATTTTTGACAGAAGCTGGTATCGCAGAATAATTATTGAACATAACAAGAAGGGCAAAGCCAATAAGAATATGCAAAAATGCCTTTCCAATCTTACATATTTTGAACGACAGCTCACAGACGGTGGATATCTTCTGATTAAACTCTTCCTTCACATAAGCAAGGATGAACAGGATAAGCGATATGGGGAAATGAAAGATACCGGGATTCCCCAGTTTATCATTGAAGAGGAAGAAAGGGATTACCTGAATGGATATGATAAATACCTGCCACTTATTGAAGGAATTCTTGAAAAAACAGATCGTTCCTTTGCACCATGGACAATTGTAGAAGCAGATGACAGGAATTTTGCAACTGTAAAAGTGCTGGCAAAGGTTATAGAATCTATTGAATACAGGATTCAGGATCTTGAAAACAAGGAATTATTGGAACAAAACCAGAAAAAAGATACATGTGTCATTCCTAATATCGACTCTTCCATTCTGGAAAAAATAAATCCTGACAAGAGTCTCACTTATGAAGAGTACAAGGCAGAAAAGAAAAAATGCCAGAAAAAGCTGAAAACCCTCCAGTATGATCTTTTCAGAAACAGAATACCACTTATTGTTGTATTTGAAGGCTGGGATGCTTCCGGCAAAGGTGGAGGTATCAGAAGGCTTGTTAAAAAGCTAAATCCCCGGCTTTACCAGGTAACTCCAGTGGGAGTGCCCACTCCGGATGAGCTTCGACGTCATTACCTGTGGAGATTCTATAATCAGATTCCAGAGGCAGGCCATATAGGAATTTATGACCGGAGCTGGTATGGACGGGTATTGGTTGAGAGAGTTGAGGACCTGTGCAATGTTGAGGAATGGAAACGTGCTTACAGGGAAATCAATGAATTTGAAGAAACTCTCTCTAACTACGGTACTATAATTGTCAAGTTCTGGATGCACATTGATAAGGATGAGCAGCTTAGAAGGTTCAAAGAGCGCGAAAAAGTAGATTATAAACAATGGAAGATAACTCCTGACGACTGGCGCAATCGCGAGAAGTGGAATCTTTACCTTGATGCTGCCGATGAAATGCTCACAAAGACCAGTACTTCATGGGCTCCCTGGACCATTGTGGAATCCAATGACAAATACTATTCCAGAATCAAAATTATGAATACGGTCATTGGCCGCATTGAGAGTGAACTTAAGGAACGGGGACTTCAGTAA